The following are from one region of the Hymenobacter sp. YIM 151858-1 genome:
- the hemE gene encoding uroporphyrinogen decarboxylase, with amino-acid sequence MLKNDLILRAARGEQTERTPVWLMRQAGRILPEYRALRAKLSGFKELVETPDLAAEVTIQPIDALDVDAAIIFSDILVVPEAMGLTYEMVEARGPLFPETVKSAADVARLRVADPEEHLGYVLEALRVTKKALGGRVPLIGFAGAPWTILAYMVEGHGSKTFSKARRMLFQNPELSHQLLRKITDTTIAYLRAQVEAGANMLQVFDSWAGILNPQHYHEFSARYIGEICAAMPADVPVTVFAKGAFFAHQDFAQMPCRTIGLDWNEDPRAVRQLVGDKTLQGNLDPCALYGSPEQVRAATIEMLERFGPQRHIANLGHGVYPDTNPDRVKVFVETVKEHSTRMRQDLA; translated from the coding sequence ATGCTGAAGAACGACCTGATCCTGCGTGCCGCCCGCGGCGAACAAACCGAACGTACTCCTGTATGGCTGATGCGCCAGGCCGGCCGCATTTTGCCCGAGTACCGCGCGTTGCGCGCCAAGTTGAGCGGTTTTAAGGAACTGGTTGAAACGCCCGACCTCGCGGCCGAGGTAACCATTCAGCCCATTGATGCGCTCGACGTCGACGCAGCTATCATCTTCAGCGACATTCTGGTGGTGCCCGAGGCCATGGGCCTTACCTACGAAATGGTGGAAGCCCGCGGCCCGCTGTTTCCGGAAACCGTGAAATCGGCCGCCGACGTGGCCCGCCTGCGCGTTGCCGACCCCGAGGAGCACCTAGGGTATGTGCTGGAGGCCCTGCGCGTCACCAAAAAAGCCCTGGGTGGCCGCGTGCCGCTGATTGGTTTTGCCGGCGCCCCCTGGACGATTCTGGCCTACATGGTGGAGGGCCACGGCTCCAAAACCTTCAGCAAAGCGCGCCGCATGCTGTTCCAAAATCCGGAGCTCTCGCACCAGCTGCTGCGCAAAATCACCGATACCACCATTGCCTACCTGCGCGCCCAAGTTGAGGCCGGCGCCAATATGTTGCAGGTGTTCGACTCGTGGGCGGGCATCCTGAACCCGCAGCACTACCACGAGTTTTCGGCCCGCTACATCGGCGAAATTTGCGCGGCTATGCCCGCCGATGTGCCCGTAACGGTGTTTGCCAAAGGGGCTTTCTTCGCGCACCAGGACTTCGCCCAGATGCCCTGCCGCACCATCGGCCTCGACTGGAACGAAGACCCCCGGGCCGTGCGCCAGCTCGTGGGCGACAAAACCCTGCAAGGCAACCTCGACCCCTGCGCCCTCTACGGCTCGCCCGAGCAAGTGCGCGCCGCCACCATCGAAATGCTGGAGCGTTTCGGCCCGCAGCGCCACATTGCCAACCTGGGCCACGGCGTATACCCCGACACCAACCCCGACCGTGTAAAGGTTTTTGTGGAAACGGTGAAGGAGCACAGCACCCGCATGC
- the purE gene encoding 5-(carboxyamino)imidazole ribonucleotide mutase, whose amino-acid sequence MTTLPPDHNAPDASTPVVGIIMGSQSDLRVMNVAAEVLRQFQVPFEITLVSPHRTPHRLVEYAESARKRGLRVVIAGGGGAAHLPGMVAAFTTLPVIGVPINAATSIAGLDSVLSMLQMPAGVPVATVALDNAANAAILAVQMLAIGNARLADALEKYRAALRDKVMRTVDELRKGGLDDF is encoded by the coding sequence ATGACTACCCTGCCCCCCGATCACAACGCTCCCGATGCCTCCACGCCGGTGGTGGGCATTATTATGGGCAGCCAATCCGACCTGCGCGTGATGAACGTGGCGGCCGAAGTGCTGCGCCAGTTTCAGGTACCCTTCGAGATTACGCTGGTGTCGCCGCACCGCACCCCGCACCGTTTGGTGGAGTACGCCGAGTCGGCGCGCAAGCGGGGGCTGCGGGTGGTAATTGCCGGTGGGGGCGGGGCGGCGCACTTGCCCGGCATGGTGGCAGCCTTTACCACGCTACCAGTTATTGGCGTGCCCATCAATGCCGCCACCAGCATTGCCGGGCTCGATTCGGTGCTCTCGATGCTGCAAATGCCAGCGGGCGTGCCCGTGGCCACCGTGGCCCTCGACAACGCCGCCAACGCCGCCATTCTGGCCGTGCAGATGCTGGCCATCGGCAATGCCCGCCTGGCCGATGCGCTCGAAAAATACCGCGCCGCCCTGCGCGACAAAGTAATGCGCACCGTGGACGAGCTGCGCAAAGGTGGCCTCGACGATTTTTAG
- a CDS encoding MarC family protein translates to MEILLATFTTLFSVVNPFGAMPVFLTLTEADTAQHRAATALRACTYMVGVLAVSFFAGQYVLNFFGINIHHLRIAGGILLMRSAFDLLTPGANRDRVGPAVLEESLHKDDISFTPLAMPMLSGPGSIAVCIGLFTERLSYFDMALIVFGFVLVALASYMILLSSLRLTRFLGRPGMAALARIMGFITLAIGVNFLASAIKALFQES, encoded by the coding sequence ATGGAGATACTGCTCGCCACCTTCACTACGCTGTTTTCGGTTGTCAATCCGTTCGGGGCCATGCCCGTGTTTCTGACCCTGACCGAGGCCGACACCGCCCAGCACCGGGCTGCCACCGCCCTGCGGGCCTGCACCTACATGGTGGGCGTGCTGGCCGTGTCGTTTTTTGCGGGGCAGTACGTGCTCAACTTCTTCGGTATCAATATCCACCACCTGCGCATTGCGGGCGGCATTCTGCTGATGCGCTCGGCTTTCGACCTGCTGACGCCCGGCGCCAACCGCGACCGGGTAGGCCCGGCCGTGCTCGAGGAAAGCCTGCACAAAGACGACATCAGCTTTACGCCGCTGGCCATGCCCATGCTCTCGGGTCCGGGCTCCATTGCCGTGTGCATCGGCCTGTTTACCGAGCGGCTCAGCTACTTCGATATGGCCCTGATCGTGTTCGGCTTCGTGCTCGTGGCCTTGGCCAGCTACATGATTCTGCTGTCGTCGTTGCGCCTCACGCGCTTCCTGGGCCGGCCGGGCATGGCGGCGCTGGCGCGCATTATGGGCTTTATTACGCTGGCTATCGGGGTAAATTTCCTGGCCTCGGCCATCAAGGCGCTGTTTCAGGAAAGCTGA